One Phaseolus vulgaris cultivar G19833 unplaced genomic scaffold, P. vulgaris v2.0 scaffold_24, whole genome shotgun sequence DNA window includes the following coding sequences:
- the LOC137817262 gene encoding uncharacterized protein, producing the protein MGAFMSCTHSWHAQARAKAVEASAFQALEKEVASLKDEKERLATHWVRQEDAYKTSLRVAQKAKKEANKRLHEVSQAQAELLNQVVPLRVKIIDLEEAVKTSEAQQKKLENQCIDREQTLGKTKAALEEKTSECSRLAAKNATLQDKVQELISTLASKDQEMATQ; encoded by the coding sequence ATGGGCGCCTTCATGTCTTGCACCCACTCCTGGCATGCGCAGGCCAGGGCTAAAGCTGTCGAGGCTTCTGCTTTCCAAGCGTTAGAGAAAGAGGTTGCCTCTCTGAAGGATGAGAAGGAGAGGTTGGCCACCCACTGGGTGCGTCAGGAGGACGCGTACAAGACCTCTCTGAGGGTGGCACAAAAAGCAAAAAAGGAGGCTAACAAACGGCTGCATGAGGTGTCGCAAGCCCAAGCCGAACTCCTCAATCAGGTGGTGCCCCTCCGAGTGAAGATCATCGATCTCGAGGAGGCAGTCAAGACCTCTGAGGCACAGCAGAAGAAACTTGAGAACCAGTGCATTGATCGGGAGCAAACACTGGGGAAAACCAAAGCTGCGCTCGAGGAAAAGACTAGTGAATGCTCCCGACTAGCCGCCAAGAATGCCACCCTCCAAGACAAAGTCCAAGAGCTAATTTCTACCCTGGCCTCCAAGGACCAAGAGATGGCCACTcaatga